The window GGTTCAAATCAGTATCTCCATAAGCAATCCCGATACTCAAGGTAATCGGGAAGTTTTGCTGAACAGTCCCCTTGCGAATCGTATCGAGCACGTTAAATTTATCTTTTTCCACGTCCTGTAACGATTGGACGTACATCATGATGGAATAGTGTTCCGCATCAATCCGTTTGAGGTAAATCCCATATTCCTGGGCCCAGTTTGTCAGCTTGTTCGTGACGTAATTGCGCAAGTTAGAAATTTCTTGGTCCGACATAGATTGACTAACTTCATCAAAATTATCAAGATAAATTTCTCCAATCGCAATCTTTTCGTTTTCGTACTGCACCTCTATATCAGCATAATTAGTAATATCCATCATATAGATGGTTCGGTACTGGCGCTGAATCAAGAAGTTAAAGTAGTGTCCGTTCCAGGCCGCTTCAAACGATTGATCCTGATCCCAATTCTTTTTAATTAACTCTGCCAGTTGAGGCGCCACTTGGGAAATGGTACGCCCAACCACCCGCTCCGTCTGAAAGTACGGTTGTAGATAGGGATTAATCCAACTCACCCGTTGGGATGAATCTAAAATCAAGACCCCGAGTGGCATTTCCAAAAGCGACTCTTGTTCCCCGCGGTTAATTAAATACGAGAGCCGATCCATATAGTTATCTGCGTTTTGCTCCACCACGTTGAGCTCTTTAATGATAAAGAAGAGGCCCACACAGGCTAACACAAGCAAGACGACTCCGATCCATAAGTTATACAAAAATGCGATTACTAAGCCTAACACCAAGTTTAAGGTGATGAAAATCGCAATGGTCCGTAAGTGTTGATTATGCACAAACGGTGGCAATGTGAACGTCTTTTTTTCGTTTTTCATCGTCTTCTCCTTTGCCAAATTAAGGCATTGTTAAGCTATATTCTATCACAAACTGGCATACAAACAGAGGTCAATCCCCAACTAGCTGGGAGAGCCTAGAAAAAAGGCAATAAAAAAGAGCTCCTCGCAATTGAGCAGCTCTGATTGTGTATCACTTAGTCTTCCACCACAAATGGTAACAAGCCCATGATCCGGGCCCGTTTAATAGCGATGGTTAACTTCCGTTGGTTCTTAGCGCTAGTTCCCGTTACTCGACGTGGTAAAATTTTACCCCGTTCTGAGATGAACCGCTTTAATAAATCAACGTCTTTGTAGTCGATGTATTCAATGTGGTTAGCAGCGATGAAGTCTACCTTACGGCGACGACGTCCACCTCTTCTACCTCTTGAGTGTCTTTGTTCAGGCATGTGTTTTCCCTCCTCGTTCGTTAATCGAATTTTACCATTCCCTAGAATGGCAAATCGTCATCGGAAATATCGATTTGGTCACCAGAACCCGCGAACGGATCGGCAGAATTATCGTTCCCATTCTGGTTATTGTTAGCCGGATTGGAATCTGATTGTCCGCCAAAGTTGTTGGATTGTGGCGTCCCAAATGGATTTTGTTGCGAAGCTTGGTGGCCCATGTTGTTATTACCTTGTTGTCCACCATTACGGGGTTCTAACAAAGTAAAGTTTTCAACCACAACTTCCGTTACATAAACTCGTTGACCCTGCTTGTTTTCGTAGTTACGCGTTTGAATCCGCCCTTCTACTCCCAGCAGAGAACCCTTATGAACGAAGTTAGCAAGATTTTCAGCCGATTTCCGCCAAATAACACAATTAACAAAGTCAGCTTCCCGGTCACCATTTTGATTGGTGAAGCGCCGATCGACAGCCAGGGTAAAAGAACCCACGGCTGCGCCGCTTTGGGTGTATCGCAAATCAACATCTCGTGTTAAACGTCCGGTTAGGACAACGGTATTAATCATACTGAAACGCTCCTCTCGCTCTTATCACAATTTAGTTATCACGTTTAACAGTCATTTGCCGTAAAATGTTGTCACTAAACTTAGCTAACCGGTCGAACTCGTCGATGGCTTGGCTGTCTTCAGCGGTCAAGTTTACAACGTGGTAAATTCCTTCGTTGAAACCATCAATTTCGTAAGCAAAACGACGCTTTGACCAATCTTTAGAATCAATCAACTTGGCACCATTGTCAGTCAAAATCTTGTCAAACCGTTCTACTAAAGCAGTTTTAGCAGCGTCATCAAGATCAGGACGGATGATGTAAGTAATTTCATATTTGTTTTCCATGAATATGCACCTCCTTATGGACTTTCGGCCCTCCAACCATTTGAAGAGCAAGGGTTGTAGCTTAACCCGAGGTCAACCTACAGATTAACATTATAGCATTGGTTCTCGTTCTTGACAATCCACGAACGTGATTTAGCGATACTTAGTTAAATACGCAAAAAGGATGCCAACCTGGCATCCTTTTTTAAATTATTCGTTGGTAGTTGGCGTTGCTGTCGCATTCACCTCGGACTCATCGTCATCGGCCTTCGCCACGATCGCCATGGTGGCGACCTTAGCATCGTCATCAATGCGAATCAGGTGCACTCCTAACGTGGCCCGCCCGGTTTCAGAAACAGAATCCGTTGCAAATCGAATCATTACACCTTGGTCAGTAATTAACATGATATCTTCATCACCCATTACTACCCCAAGTCCAACAATCGGACCGTTCTTAGTCGCTACGTTCGCAGTTTTAATTCCTTTACCACCGCGTCCTTTAATTGGGTATTCAGAGACCGGTGTCCGTTTCCCGTATCCTTTTTCAGAAATCACAAACACGTCCCCGCCTGGAGCCAGCACGTCGGCTCCAATCACGAAGTCATGGTCTCGTAGTTTAATTCCACGAACTCCAGTCGCAGTCCGTCCCATAGACCGAACTGCATCTGCTTTGAAGCTGACGGCGTACCCTAGATGGGTACCGATAATCACATTATCAGTAGCTTGGACTAACGAAACTTTAATCACTTCGTCGTCATCGCGTAGATTAATCGCCTTTAACCCATTATTACGAATGTTTACAAACTCTGCCAACGGCGTTCGTTTAACCGTTCCCAGCTTGGTGGTAAAGAAGAGGTCCTTATTAGTTAGTTCATCCGTATCACTGATGTCTAACACGGTTTGAATCTTTTCGTGTTCCCCGAGTTGTAAGAGGTTCACAATCGGGATTCCTTTCGCTGAACGACCGTATTCTGGCACTTCGTAGGCCTTCATGCTGTAAACTTTTCCAGCCGTCGTGAAGAACAACAGTAAATCGTGGGTAGAGCCCACCAAGAGGTGTTCAATAAAGTCATCCTGGTTAACGCCCATTCCCTTGATACCCCGGCCACCCCGGTTCTGAGTTTTAAAGTCATCAGTTGGAATCCGTTTAATGTAACCGTTATGGGTCAAGGTGATTGTAACGTTTTTAGCTTCAATCAGATCTTCATCTTCAATATTGTTAATTTCTCCGACCATTAATTCGGTCCGCCGCGGATCTCCAAACTTCTTTTGAGTCTCCAGCAACTCGTTGTAAATGATAGAAGTGACGCGGTCGTGACTGTTTAAAATGTCTTCGTAGTCTTTAATCTGTTCCAATAATTTTTGGTGTTCATCGATGATTTTACCGCGTTCCAGCCCGGTTAACCGGACCAACCGCATGTCCAAGATGGCCTGGGCTTGCTTGTCATCTAAGTCAAAGTTATCGATTAATTGTTGTTTGGCAATTTCGCCGGTTTTGGAACTCCGAATGATCTGAATGACTTGATCAATGTGATCTAGCGCTACTAACAATCCAGCAAGGATGTGAGCCCGCGCCTGCGCCTTTTTCAGGTTAAATCGGGTCCGTCTCGTGATGACGTCAACCTGATAATCCAAATAGTTATTGAGAATTTCCTTTAAACTCAAAACCTTCGGAGCTCCATCACTAATGGCCAGCATGTTAAAGCTGTAAGACGTCTGCATCAAGGTTAATTTGTAGAGATTGTTTAACACCACTTCAGCACTCGCATCGCGCCGAATATCAATCACAATCCGCATTCCTTCCCGGTCGGATTCATCGTTAATTGCCGTAATCCCGCTAATCCGCTTATCACGCACTAAATCAGCAATCCGTTCGATTAACTTGGCCTTGTTGACCATGTAAGGTAACTCGGTTGCGATAATGGTTTGCTTGCCATGCCGGTCCTCTTCGATGTCAACCTTAGCCCGCACCACAATGTTCCCACGTCCGGTTTCATAGGCATGCCGAATTCCAGACTTACCCATCACAATGCCACCGGTTGGAAAATCGGGCCCAGGCAGTGCTTCCATCAATTCATTAACGCTCGCATCCGGGTTCTTCATCAGGATGTGAATGGCAGAAATGACTTCGCTCAGGTTGTGTGGTGGAATGTTTGTTGCCATTCCCACGGCAATTCCCGTCGCTCCGTTCAACAACAGGTTCGGAATCCGGGCCGGTAAGACCACCGGTTCCCGTTCCGTCCCATCGTAGTTAGGAGCAAAATCCACCGTATCCTTGTTAATATCCCGGAGCATCTCTAACGAGATCTTGCTCAACCGAGCTTCGGTATAACGCATGGCCGCGGCACCGTCACCATCGACCGAACCAAAGTTTCCGTGACCATCAACCAGCAGATAACGGTAACTAAAGTCCTGTGCCATCCGTACCATTGCTTCGTAAATTGAGCTATCACCGTGGGGATGGTACTTCCCCATGACGTCGCCCACGATCCGGGCTGATTTCTTGTACGGCTTATCCGGAGTAACTCCCAACTGATCCATTCCGTACAAAATCCGACGGTTTACAGGCTTCAATCCATCCCGGACATCGGGAAGCGCCCGTGCTACAATCACGCTCATTGCATAGTCCAAAAACGAGGACTTCATCTTTTTTGATAATTCAACGTTAGTAATTCTTGTTTCCGGCGTTTCCATTTCGTTTGCCAAGTAACTTGCCTCCGTTCCCTTAGGTAACCATTCCTATGATTGTTTCACATGAAACAAAGTTGTTAAATATCTAGGTTTTCTACGAACTTAGCATTTTCTTCAATAAACTGCCGGCGTGGAGCCACTTTTTCTCCCATCAACATTTGAAAGGCATCAGCTGCCGCAGCGGCATCATCAGAGGTCACCCGCAACAGGCGACGGTTCGCCGGATTCATCGTGGTTTCCCACAGTTGTTCCGCATCCATTTCACCCAGTCCCTTGTACCGTTGA of the Fructilactobacillus cliffordii genome contains:
- the gyrA gene encoding DNA gyrase subunit A, with protein sequence METPETRITNVELSKKMKSSFLDYAMSVIVARALPDVRDGLKPVNRRILYGMDQLGVTPDKPYKKSARIVGDVMGKYHPHGDSSIYEAMVRMAQDFSYRYLLVDGHGNFGSVDGDGAAAMRYTEARLSKISLEMLRDINKDTVDFAPNYDGTEREPVVLPARIPNLLLNGATGIAVGMATNIPPHNLSEVISAIHILMKNPDASVNELMEALPGPDFPTGGIVMGKSGIRHAYETGRGNIVVRAKVDIEEDRHGKQTIIATELPYMVNKAKLIERIADLVRDKRISGITAINDESDREGMRIVIDIRRDASAEVVLNNLYKLTLMQTSYSFNMLAISDGAPKVLSLKEILNNYLDYQVDVITRRTRFNLKKAQARAHILAGLLVALDHIDQVIQIIRSSKTGEIAKQQLIDNFDLDDKQAQAILDMRLVRLTGLERGKIIDEHQKLLEQIKDYEDILNSHDRVTSIIYNELLETQKKFGDPRRTELMVGEINNIEDEDLIEAKNVTITLTHNGYIKRIPTDDFKTQNRGGRGIKGMGVNQDDFIEHLLVGSTHDLLLFFTTAGKVYSMKAYEVPEYGRSAKGIPIVNLLQLGEHEKIQTVLDISDTDELTNKDLFFTTKLGTVKRTPLAEFVNIRNNGLKAINLRDDDEVIKVSLVQATDNVIIGTHLGYAVSFKADAVRSMGRTATGVRGIKLRDHDFVIGADVLAPGGDVFVISEKGYGKRTPVSEYPIKGRGGKGIKTANVATKNGPIVGLGVVMGDEDIMLITDQGVMIRFATDSVSETGRATLGVHLIRIDDDAKVATMAIVAKADDDESEVNATATPTTNE
- the rpsF gene encoding 30S ribosomal protein S6: MENKYEITYIIRPDLDDAAKTALVERFDKILTDNGAKLIDSKDWSKRRFAYEIDGFNEGIYHVVNLTAEDSQAIDEFDRLAKFSDNILRQMTVKRDN
- the ssb gene encoding single-stranded DNA-binding protein yields the protein MINTVVLTGRLTRDVDLRYTQSGAAVGSFTLAVDRRFTNQNGDREADFVNCVIWRKSAENLANFVHKGSLLGVEGRIQTRNYENKQGQRVYVTEVVVENFTLLEPRNGGQQGNNNMGHQASQQNPFGTPQSNNFGGQSDSNPANNNQNGNDNSADPFAGSGDQIDISDDDLPF
- the rpsR gene encoding 30S ribosomal protein S18, encoding MPEQRHSRGRRGGRRRRKVDFIAANHIEYIDYKDVDLLKRFISERGKILPRRVTGTSAKNQRKLTIAIKRARIMGLLPFVVED